From Pseudonocardia autotrophica, one genomic window encodes:
- a CDS encoding sulfurtransferase translates to MISPEHLADLLAPAAGGAGGPLEPTRPVLLDVRWRLLGPPGRTDHAARRIPGAVFVDLDTELATGPSSPGPGGRHPLPDPAALQVVLRAAGIRDDAPDQLVVAYDDIDGSVAARAWWLLRWAGVAPGRVRVLDGGFTAWEAAGLPVAGTGASADSAPEPPAPAPGDLVVRGGAMPVLDADGAAATARDGVLLDARATARFRGETEPVDPRAGHIPGARNTPAAANAGPGGRWHTPEVLADRFRSAGMAPGTPAGAYCGSGVNACALVLALEESGLTTPDAPAALYPGSWSEWSADPQRPAATGDRPWAARE, encoded by the coding sequence ATGATCTCGCCCGAGCATCTCGCGGATCTGCTCGCCCCCGCCGCGGGCGGTGCGGGCGGCCCGCTCGAGCCCACCCGACCCGTGCTGCTCGACGTGCGATGGCGGCTGCTCGGCCCGCCCGGGCGGACCGACCACGCAGCCCGCCGGATCCCGGGCGCGGTCTTCGTGGACCTCGACACCGAGCTGGCGACGGGCCCGTCGTCGCCGGGGCCGGGCGGCCGGCACCCGCTGCCTGACCCGGCCGCACTGCAGGTCGTGCTGCGCGCCGCGGGAATCCGCGACGACGCACCGGACCAGCTCGTCGTCGCCTACGACGACATCGACGGCTCGGTCGCCGCGCGCGCCTGGTGGCTGCTGCGCTGGGCCGGTGTCGCACCCGGCCGGGTCCGGGTGCTCGACGGCGGGTTCACCGCGTGGGAGGCGGCCGGACTACCGGTCGCCGGAACCGGGGCCTCAGCTGACTCCGCACCGGAGCCCCCGGCGCCGGCGCCCGGTGACCTGGTGGTCCGGGGTGGCGCGATGCCGGTGCTCGACGCCGACGGCGCGGCCGCGACGGCCCGCGACGGCGTCCTGCTCGATGCCCGCGCCACGGCGCGCTTCCGCGGCGAGACCGAGCCGGTCGACCCGCGGGCCGGGCACATCCCGGGGGCCCGCAACACCCCGGCGGCGGCGAACGCCGGGCCGGGCGGGCGTTGGCACACCCCCGAGGTGCTGGCGGACCGGTTCCGCTCCGCCGGAATGGCGCCGGGGACCCCGGCCGGGGCCTACTGCGGATCGGGTGTCAATGCCTGCGCACTGGTGCTGGCGCTGGAGGAGTCCGGGCTCACCACGCCGGACGCACCGGCCGCGCTCTACCCGGGATCGTGGTCCGAGTGGAGCGCGGATCCGCAGCGCCCCGCCGCCACCGGTGACCGGCCGTGGGCGGCTCGGGAGTGA
- the galE gene encoding UDP-glucose 4-epimerase GalE, translating to MKLLVTGGAGYVGSVCAAHLLGAGHEVVVLDDLSTGHRDAVPTGATFVEGELGAAAGDVLAGGRFDGVLHFAARSLVGESVEKPERYWDGNVVASFRLLEAIREHAVPRLVFSSTAATYGEPDQVPIAETAATRPTNPYGASKLAIDHMMTSYANAHGLAATSLRYFNVAGAHLGDGHRLGERHAVETHLIPLVLQVAAGTRESISIFGDDWPTPDGTCVRDYIHVDDLADAHLLALEHATAGRHDIYNLGSGHGFSVLEVVETCRRVTGHPIPAVVAPRRAGDPAVLVAAGDRAAEQLGWKPSRTEIERIVSDAWEFTRHR from the coding sequence GTGAAGCTGCTCGTCACCGGTGGTGCGGGGTATGTCGGCAGTGTGTGCGCGGCGCACCTGCTCGGGGCCGGGCACGAGGTCGTCGTGCTCGACGATCTGTCCACCGGCCATCGGGACGCCGTCCCCACCGGAGCAACCTTCGTCGAGGGCGAGCTCGGTGCGGCCGCCGGCGATGTCCTGGCCGGAGGCCGGTTCGACGGAGTCCTGCACTTCGCCGCACGATCGCTGGTCGGCGAGTCGGTGGAGAAGCCGGAACGGTACTGGGACGGCAACGTCGTCGCCTCCTTCCGGCTGCTGGAGGCGATCCGCGAGCACGCGGTCCCGCGGCTGGTCTTCTCCTCGACCGCCGCCACCTACGGCGAGCCGGACCAGGTCCCGATCGCGGAGACCGCGGCGACCAGGCCGACCAACCCGTACGGCGCCAGCAAGCTCGCGATCGACCACATGATGACCTCGTACGCGAACGCGCACGGTCTCGCCGCGACCAGCCTGCGGTACTTCAACGTCGCCGGTGCGCACCTCGGCGACGGACACCGGCTCGGCGAGCGGCACGCTGTCGAGACCCACCTGATCCCGCTGGTCCTGCAGGTCGCCGCCGGTACCCGCGAGTCGATCTCGATCTTCGGTGACGACTGGCCGACCCCGGACGGCACCTGTGTGCGCGACTACATCCACGTCGACGACCTGGCCGATGCGCACCTCCTCGCACTGGAGCACGCCACTGCCGGCCGGCACGACATCTACAACCTGGGCAGCGGCCACGGGTTCTCCGTGCTCGAGGTCGTCGAGACCTGCCGCCGGGTGACCGGGCACCCGATCCCGGCCGTCGTGGCACCGCGCCGGGCGGGCGACCCGGCGGTGCTGGTCGCCGCGGGCGACCGGGCGGCCGAGCAGCTGGGCTGGAAGCCATCGCGCACCGAGATCGAGCGGATCGTCTCCGACGCGTGGGAGTTCACCCGCCACCGCTGA
- a CDS encoding metal-dependent transcriptional regulator has translation MNDLIDTTEMYLRTIYELEEEGVVPLRARIAERLGQSGPTVSQTVARMERDGLVVVAGDRHLELTDDGRSRAVAVMRKHRLAERLLIDVIGLEWELVHAEACRWEHVMSEDVERKLLRLLDKPTVSPYGNPIPGLEELERGDGVSTSSSVPPALEVGLQRLDELARRGGGGVEVRRIAEHVQNDADLMAELKQAGIVPGHIVEVGSIPRFGDPVPVLTDGEKATVAPLVAHAVLVRAQ, from the coding sequence GTGAACGACCTCATCGACACCACGGAGATGTATCTCCGCACCATCTACGAACTCGAGGAAGAAGGCGTCGTCCCGCTGCGTGCGCGGATCGCCGAGCGCCTCGGTCAGAGCGGCCCGACCGTCAGCCAGACCGTCGCCCGGATGGAGCGCGACGGGCTGGTCGTCGTGGCCGGGGACCGCCACCTCGAACTGACCGACGACGGCCGCAGCCGGGCCGTCGCCGTCATGCGCAAACACCGCCTCGCGGAACGCCTGCTGATCGACGTGATCGGCCTGGAGTGGGAACTCGTCCACGCCGAGGCGTGCCGCTGGGAGCACGTCATGAGCGAGGATGTCGAGCGCAAGCTGCTCCGGCTGCTCGACAAGCCGACCGTGTCGCCGTACGGCAACCCGATCCCGGGCCTCGAGGAGCTCGAGCGGGGCGACGGCGTGTCCACCTCGTCCTCCGTGCCGCCCGCGCTCGAGGTCGGGCTGCAGCGGCTCGACGAGCTGGCCCGCCGCGGCGGCGGCGGGGTCGAGGTGCGCCGGATCGCCGAGCACGTCCAGAACGACGCGGACCTGATGGCCGAGCTCAAGCAGGCCGGGATCGTGCCGGGACACATCGTCGAGGTCGGTTCCATCCCGCGGTTCGGCGACCCCGTCCCGGTGCTCACCGACGGCGAGAAGGCCACCGTGGCACCCCTGGTGGCGCACGCGGTCCTCGTCAGGGCCCAGTAG
- a CDS encoding bifunctional acetate--CoA ligase family protein/GNAT family N-acetyltransferase: MPDDDPQQDHPYPRQWEADVVASDGGIVHLRPITAADADELLAFHSKLSDRTRYLRYFGPYPRISPRDLERFTVVDHRTRVAFLALLGDEIIAVGRYEGLTTDGGAAVSEGAGTDKPVTSAEVAFVVRDDHQSRGLGSILLEHLAAAARENGLSRFEAEVLVENHAMVRVFREAGYQVKRAFAEGVLHLEFDIDQTEKSIAVRDSREQAAEARSVANLLHPGSVAVIGASADETKLGHTVLSNLLQAGFTGPVYPVNPDARSVRGVRAYPSVIDIPDEVDLAVVAVPAANIDEVMDSCLAKGVKVLVVISSGFADAGDAGGTVAERRLVAEARAHGMRVVGPNALGVANPDPAVRLNATLAPALPGPGSTGFFCQSGALGTAILANARSRGLGLSSFVSAGNRADVSGNDLMQYWQNDPATDQVLLYLETFGNPRKFARVARRLARTKPIVAVKSGRHTGPLPSLASVAAPIDEPSVQALFEQSGVIRVQTLPQLFDTALLLAYQPLPGGRRVRVVGNSTAVNLLVTDGLLDEGLEPAADPVDVGTRASPEEFAGAVRSALAGPEHPDALIAVFVPPIAVEGTAHAHALRDAADGAGVPVLAVFLAAEGIPEELSVPQPDGTPGRGSVPSYASPERATSALGRVARYAEWRNTPVGEFVVPEGIDTERARRLVASFGPDAEHQLTDAEAVELLDCYGLEVIRFERAEGADAAVAAAERVGYPVVLKATADEWRHRGDFVGVRLDLISAEAVRAAHAELFRLTGSAEVYVQRMAPKGTSCKLEVVDDQSFGSLLAFGLSGMATELLDDRAYRVLPVSTEDARRLIRAPRAAPLLTGYRGTEPVDTAALEDIVLRVGRLTEDIPQIRSLALDPVLASPEGAFVTGARVTVGRPPSRRDAGPRRLA; this comes from the coding sequence ATGCCCGACGACGATCCGCAGCAGGACCACCCCTACCCCCGGCAGTGGGAGGCCGACGTCGTCGCCTCCGACGGCGGGATCGTGCACCTGCGCCCGATCACCGCCGCCGACGCGGACGAGCTGCTCGCCTTCCACTCCAAGCTGTCCGACCGCACGCGCTACCTGCGCTACTTCGGCCCCTACCCGCGGATCTCGCCGCGTGACCTGGAGCGCTTCACCGTCGTCGACCACCGCACCCGGGTCGCGTTCCTGGCGCTGCTCGGCGACGAGATCATCGCGGTCGGCCGCTACGAGGGGCTGACCACCGACGGTGGCGCGGCGGTGTCCGAGGGGGCGGGCACCGACAAGCCGGTCACCTCCGCCGAGGTCGCGTTCGTCGTGCGCGACGACCATCAGTCCCGCGGGCTCGGCTCGATCCTGCTGGAGCATCTCGCCGCGGCCGCCCGGGAGAACGGCCTGTCCCGGTTCGAGGCCGAGGTGCTGGTCGAGAACCACGCCATGGTCAGGGTCTTCCGCGAGGCCGGCTACCAGGTCAAGCGGGCCTTCGCCGAGGGCGTGCTGCACCTGGAGTTCGACATCGACCAGACCGAGAAGTCGATCGCCGTGCGCGACTCCCGGGAGCAGGCCGCCGAGGCGCGCAGCGTGGCGAACCTGCTGCACCCCGGCTCGGTCGCGGTGATCGGCGCCTCGGCGGACGAGACCAAGCTCGGCCACACCGTGCTGTCGAACCTGCTGCAGGCCGGGTTCACCGGCCCGGTGTACCCGGTCAACCCGGACGCGCGTTCGGTGCGCGGGGTGCGCGCCTACCCGTCCGTGATCGACATCCCGGACGAGGTCGATCTCGCCGTCGTCGCCGTCCCGGCCGCGAACATCGACGAGGTCATGGACTCCTGCCTGGCCAAGGGCGTCAAGGTGCTGGTGGTGATCAGCTCCGGGTTCGCCGACGCGGGCGACGCCGGCGGCACCGTCGCCGAGCGCAGGCTGGTCGCCGAGGCCCGCGCGCACGGCATGCGGGTGGTCGGGCCGAACGCGCTCGGCGTGGCCAATCCCGATCCGGCCGTCCGGCTCAACGCGACGCTGGCCCCGGCGCTGCCCGGCCCGGGCAGCACCGGGTTCTTCTGCCAGTCCGGCGCGCTGGGCACCGCGATCCTCGCGAACGCGCGCAGCCGCGGGCTGGGCCTGTCCTCGTTCGTGTCGGCGGGCAACCGCGCCGACGTCTCCGGCAACGACCTCATGCAGTACTGGCAGAACGACCCGGCCACCGATCAGGTGCTGCTCTACCTGGAGACGTTCGGCAACCCGCGCAAGTTCGCCCGGGTCGCTCGCCGGCTGGCCCGGACGAAGCCGATCGTGGCGGTGAAGTCCGGCCGGCACACCGGGCCGCTGCCGTCGCTGGCGTCGGTCGCCGCGCCGATCGACGAGCCGAGCGTGCAGGCGCTGTTCGAGCAGTCCGGTGTCATCCGGGTGCAGACCCTGCCGCAGCTGTTCGACACCGCGCTGCTGCTGGCCTACCAGCCGTTGCCCGGCGGGCGACGGGTCCGTGTCGTCGGCAACTCGACGGCGGTGAACCTGCTGGTCACCGACGGTCTGCTGGACGAGGGGCTGGAGCCGGCCGCCGATCCGGTCGACGTCGGCACCCGGGCATCGCCGGAGGAGTTCGCCGGGGCGGTGCGCTCGGCGCTGGCCGGGCCGGAACATCCGGACGCGCTGATCGCGGTGTTCGTCCCGCCGATCGCCGTCGAGGGCACCGCGCACGCGCACGCGCTGCGCGACGCCGCGGACGGTGCCGGGGTCCCGGTGCTCGCGGTCTTCCTGGCGGCGGAGGGGATACCGGAGGAGCTGTCGGTGCCGCAGCCCGACGGCACCCCGGGCCGCGGTTCGGTGCCCAGCTACGCCAGCCCGGAGCGGGCGACGTCGGCTCTCGGCCGGGTCGCCCGGTACGCGGAGTGGCGGAACACGCCGGTCGGTGAGTTCGTCGTCCCCGAGGGGATCGACACCGAGCGGGCGCGGCGGCTCGTCGCCTCGTTCGGGCCGGACGCGGAGCATCAGCTGACCGACGCCGAGGCCGTCGAGCTGCTCGACTGCTACGGCCTGGAGGTCATCAGGTTCGAGCGGGCCGAGGGCGCCGACGCCGCGGTCGCCGCGGCCGAGCGGGTCGGCTACCCGGTGGTACTCAAGGCGACTGCCGACGAGTGGCGGCACCGCGGGGACTTCGTCGGTGTCCGGCTCGACCTGATCTCGGCCGAGGCGGTCCGCGCGGCGCACGCCGAGCTGTTCCGGCTCACCGGGTCGGCGGAGGTGTACGTGCAGCGGATGGCACCCAAGGGCACGTCCTGCAAGCTGGAGGTCGTCGACGACCAGTCGTTCGGCTCGCTGCTCGCGTTCGGCTTGTCCGGCATGGCGACCGAGCTGCTCGACGACCGCGCCTACCGGGTGCTCCCGGTGTCGACCGAGGACGCGCGACGGCTGATCCGGGCGCCCCGCGCCGCCCCGCTGCTGACCGGTTACCGCGGCACCGAACCGGTCGACACCGCCGCGCTGGAGGACATCGTGCTGCGGGTCGGCCGGCTCACCGAGGACATCCCGCAGATCCGGTCGCTGGCCCTGGACCCGGTGCTGGCGTCCCCGGAGGGCGCCTTCGTCACCGGGGCCAGGGTGACCGTCGGCCGCCCGCCCAGCAGGCGCGACGCCGGTCCCCGCCGCCTGGCCTGA
- a CDS encoding acetoin utilization protein AcuC: MSARTSVVWTPEFLTYQLSDDHPLNPVRLELMMELSHGLGVLDGVELIEPEAATEAELTLVHTPGYQTAIRSAPEAPFGVGHGLGTADNPIFFGMHEAAALIAGGSVRAAREIAEGRADRAVNMAGGLHHAMRDRAAGFCVYNDCSVAIAWLLEQGYERIAYLDVDVHHGDGVQAAFYDDPRVMTISMHQHPLTLWPGTGWAGELGRGDGEGYAVNIALPPGTGDAGWLRAFHGVVPSLLEQFRPQVLVTECGADTHAEDPLANLELSVDGHRAMYHALRELAETTAGGKWLVLGGGGYALYRVVPRSWTHLMAVALDRDLDPEAAIPADWTAKAATHTRAPLPVSMSDGADPSFERWGGSFGERVDSAILETRRALFPLHGLDPDDPRD, from the coding sequence ATGAGCGCGCGCACGTCGGTCGTGTGGACACCGGAATTCCTCACCTACCAGCTGTCCGACGACCATCCCCTCAACCCGGTGCGGCTCGAGCTGATGATGGAGCTCTCACACGGGCTGGGCGTGCTCGACGGCGTCGAGCTGATCGAGCCGGAAGCGGCGACCGAGGCCGAGCTCACCCTGGTGCACACCCCCGGCTACCAGACGGCGATCCGATCCGCGCCCGAGGCGCCGTTCGGCGTCGGCCACGGGCTCGGCACCGCCGACAACCCGATCTTCTTCGGGATGCACGAGGCGGCCGCCCTGATCGCGGGTGGCTCGGTGCGGGCGGCCCGGGAGATCGCGGAGGGCCGCGCGGACCGGGCGGTGAACATGGCGGGCGGGCTGCACCACGCGATGCGCGACCGGGCCGCCGGGTTCTGCGTGTACAACGACTGCTCGGTGGCGATCGCCTGGCTGCTGGAACAGGGCTACGAGCGGATCGCCTACCTCGACGTCGACGTGCACCACGGCGACGGCGTGCAGGCCGCGTTCTACGACGACCCGCGGGTCATGACCATCTCGATGCACCAGCATCCGCTGACCCTGTGGCCGGGTACCGGCTGGGCCGGCGAGCTGGGCCGCGGCGACGGCGAGGGTTACGCGGTGAACATCGCGCTCCCGCCGGGGACCGGGGACGCCGGCTGGCTGCGCGCCTTCCACGGCGTGGTGCCGTCGCTGCTCGAGCAGTTCCGGCCGCAGGTGCTGGTCACCGAGTGCGGGGCCGACACGCACGCCGAGGACCCGCTGGCGAACCTGGAGCTGTCGGTCGACGGGCACCGCGCCATGTACCACGCGCTGCGCGAGCTCGCCGAGACCACCGCGGGCGGGAAGTGGCTGGTCCTCGGCGGTGGCGGCTACGCCCTGTACCGGGTGGTCCCGCGCTCCTGGACGCACCTGATGGCCGTCGCGCTCGACCGCGATCTGGATCCGGAGGCCGCGATCCCGGCGGACTGGACGGCGAAGGCCGCCACCCACACCCGGGCGCCGCTACCCGTCTCGATGTCCGACGGCGCGGACCCGTCGTTCGAACGCTGGGGTGGTTCGTTCGGGGAGCGGGTCGACTCGGCCATCCTGGAGACCCGCCGTGCGCTCTTCCCGCTGCACGGCCTCGACCCCGACGACCCGCGGGACTGA
- a CDS encoding fumarate hydratase: MPEFHHTDVLPLGPDDTEYRELDLPAGVVTEAAGRTFLEVPPETITGLVRAAVTDIQHLLRPSHLRQLRAIVDDPEASGNDRFVATDLLRNACVSAGGVLPMCQDTGTAIVVGKKTETVLTGGDDEAAVSRGVFEAYQELNLRYSQMAPLSFWDEKNTGTNLPAQVELYAKPGRDPYYEFLIMAKGGGSANKTFLYQETKALLNPKRLAAFLDEKLRSLGTAACPPYHLAIVVGGMSAEYNLKVAKLASARYLDNLPTEGSELGHAIRDTDLEQQVLELTRNFGIGAQFGGKYFCHDVRVIRLPRHGASLPVGVAVSCSADRQAKAKITPSGVYLEQLERDPAQYLPEATDGDLSDEVVRVDLNRPMDEIRAQLSQLPVKTRLSLTGPLVVARDIAHAKIAERLDAGEPMPQYLRDHAVYYAGPAKTPEGYASGSFGPTTAGRMDSYVQQFQEAGGSLVMLAKGNRSKQVVDSCAANGGFYLGSIGGPAARLAQDCIRKVDVLEYPELGMEAVWKIEVEDFPAFVVMDDKGNDFFADTSAPTLQVSFRN; this comes from the coding sequence ATGCCCGAGTTCCACCACACCGACGTGCTCCCGCTCGGCCCGGACGACACCGAGTACCGCGAGCTCGACCTGCCCGCGGGCGTCGTGACCGAGGCCGCCGGCCGCACCTTCCTCGAGGTGCCGCCGGAGACGATCACCGGCCTGGTCCGCGCCGCCGTCACCGACATCCAGCACCTGCTGCGGCCGTCGCACCTGCGGCAGCTGCGCGCCATCGTCGACGATCCGGAGGCGAGCGGCAACGACCGGTTCGTCGCCACCGACCTGCTGCGCAACGCCTGTGTCTCGGCCGGCGGCGTGCTGCCGATGTGCCAGGACACCGGCACCGCGATCGTGGTCGGCAAGAAGACCGAGACCGTGCTGACCGGGGGTGACGACGAGGCCGCGGTCTCCCGCGGCGTGTTCGAGGCCTACCAGGAGCTGAACCTGCGCTACTCGCAGATGGCGCCGCTGAGCTTCTGGGACGAGAAGAACACCGGGACCAACCTCCCGGCGCAGGTCGAGCTCTACGCCAAGCCCGGCCGGGACCCGTACTACGAGTTCCTGATCATGGCCAAGGGCGGCGGGTCGGCCAACAAGACGTTCCTGTACCAGGAGACGAAGGCGCTGCTGAACCCCAAGCGCCTTGCCGCCTTCCTCGACGAGAAGCTGCGCTCGCTGGGCACCGCGGCCTGCCCGCCGTATCACCTCGCGATCGTCGTCGGCGGCATGTCGGCCGAGTACAACCTGAAGGTCGCCAAGCTCGCCTCGGCCCGCTACCTGGACAATCTCCCCACCGAGGGGTCCGAGCTCGGGCACGCGATCCGGGACACCGACCTCGAGCAGCAGGTGCTGGAGCTGACCCGCAACTTCGGGATCGGCGCCCAGTTCGGCGGCAAGTACTTCTGTCACGACGTCCGGGTGATCCGGCTGCCCCGGCACGGTGCGTCGCTGCCGGTCGGGGTGGCCGTCTCCTGCTCGGCCGACCGCCAGGCCAAGGCGAAGATCACGCCGTCCGGGGTGTACCTGGAGCAGCTGGAGCGCGACCCGGCGCAGTACCTGCCGGAGGCCACCGACGGCGACCTGTCCGACGAGGTCGTGCGGGTCGACCTGAACCGGCCGATGGACGAGATCCGGGCTCAGCTCTCGCAGCTGCCGGTGAAGACCCGGCTGTCGCTGACCGGGCCGCTGGTCGTCGCCCGGGACATCGCGCACGCCAAGATCGCCGAGCGGCTCGACGCCGGCGAGCCGATGCCGCAGTACCTGCGCGACCACGCCGTGTACTACGCGGGCCCGGCGAAGACCCCGGAGGGCTACGCGTCGGGTTCGTTCGGCCCGACCACGGCCGGCCGGATGGACTCCTACGTGCAGCAGTTCCAGGAGGCCGGCGGGTCGCTGGTGATGCTGGCGAAGGGCAACCGGTCCAAGCAGGTCGTGGACTCGTGCGCGGCCAACGGCGGCTTCTACCTGGGCTCGATCGGCGGCCCGGCGGCCCGGCTCGCGCAGGACTGCATCCGCAAGGTCGACGTGCTGGAGTACCCGGAGCTCGGCATGGAGGCGGTCTGGAAGATCGAGGTCGAGGACTTCCCGGCGTTCGTCGTGATGGACGACAAGGGCAACGACTTCTTCGCCGACACCTCGGCCCCGACCCTGCAGGTGTCGTTCCGCAACTGA